In one window of Candidatus Dependentiae bacterium DNA:
- a CDS encoding endonuclease III codes for MSTNGVELEVRAQKIIALLEQATKGMLKPMISLLIDIYGKDPFVILIACLLSLRARDTITFGICKQLFARAITPHELLLVSSQELQAILRPLGFYRKKTQVIQDVTKEIIERFNGQVPATEQELLSIKGVGRKTANLVLGEAFGIPAICVDTHVHQVSNRLGLVCTSTPEQTEEQLKRIIPRSQWIQLNYLLVMWGQNICVPVSPLCSTCILLPLCPQRNVLRHR; via the coding sequence ATGTCAACTAATGGGGTAGAATTAGAAGTTCGCGCCCAAAAAATAATAGCTTTACTAGAGCAGGCTACCAAAGGAATGCTCAAGCCTATGATATCACTTCTTATTGATATATACGGCAAAGATCCTTTTGTTATTTTAATAGCCTGCCTTTTAAGCCTAAGAGCACGGGACACCATCACCTTTGGTATTTGCAAACAACTGTTTGCTCGTGCGATAACACCGCACGAGCTGCTTTTAGTATCGTCCCAAGAATTACAAGCTATTTTAAGGCCCTTAGGCTTTTATCGTAAAAAAACTCAAGTTATCCAAGATGTCACGAAAGAGATTATCGAACGTTTTAATGGTCAAGTTCCTGCCACTGAGCAGGAGCTTTTATCCATTAAAGGCGTAGGAAGAAAAACTGCTAACCTAGTCTTAGGCGAAGCTTTTGGTATTCCGGCAATTTGTGTTGATACTCATGTACATCAGGTTTCTAATCGTTTAGGTCTTGTATGTACAAGCACTCCTGAACAAACAGAAGAGCAACTCAAGCGTATTATACCCCGTAGTCAGTGGATACAACTAAACTATCTTCTGGTTATGTGGGGTCAAAATATATGTGTTCCTGTATCTCCTTTATGTTCAACGTGTATTCTTTTGCCGCTGTGTCCTCAACGTAACGTTTTGCGACATCGTTAA
- a CDS encoding sigma 54-interacting transcriptional regulator: MTLSRKIFAGSHEIKIITFIARMAWALFITQYQALGLFLEHLIEKKVTFKPQNIIFSLVNFCISFCFLYLALFKYYVPSGSIETLEFEKTLVRISYIVIICWFLPVMYQTYKKMYWLRLPKILKKQLQFFIGFLIIPHLFLEIITSDLFPWISALLPINQDTLLNLSTILESYAIYHCCKSIIRLRFLNFSNHVVERAPFNFINDFKDILEQLSHVTALKELAHITQNFFTAAFTIPAGRTRLYVRKTELDSKDDTHYDLALITTKVENFLANHDLMTSPAGALLRQSKIFIKDELEFTNFYEEQSALSKIIDFLDSINADVFLPIYERQAITAYIIVERHARAGKLYNNVERDEMLVFTSYLSNIINILKHSNLEALLHKEKELEEELYHKHQEINQYKESIKSFLRTNKDRKIGIVFYKNRRFTFANQAAQELIEIDVNTQEGHPIAQSFRQLARNVQQYKSSQTLFCRDLHNNKLILSGIPSLELNTVIIMVYYPEISDIIKTQFEFLKDPSAWDYLLYLETTQSGQLINQLIPGNGEMLLNFKINLLSTSLSRKATLLEMAEDDLLPTVEILHHISLRPTLHILKLTIPEKNDEVALKVFGINPLLDKNEPEALLQKLDTIGTLFIQNIHLLSLETQNYLAEFISYGYYHKLRSDHKFFSNVRIICSTTKNLQTLVTEGLFSKTLFNELKKTSLSMPSLTTLPDTEINQLTSGFTEQALKTQTFKNLLELSDKDKDKLLDQRPGSLQELKTKIHQVLVHKSTKHKIHDTTEFDRAYHVTDPELAQAIRMGKKALKDPQTMQMLWNKFKNQNKIATLLGVNRSSVNRRYQEYKFDE, from the coding sequence TTGACACTTTCGCGCAAAATTTTTGCCGGGAGCCATGAGATTAAAATTATTACTTTCATTGCTCGTATGGCATGGGCACTATTTATAACTCAATATCAGGCTCTTGGTCTATTTTTAGAACATTTGATTGAAAAAAAAGTTACCTTTAAGCCTCAAAATATTATATTTTCTCTTGTTAACTTTTGTATTTCTTTTTGTTTTCTTTATTTAGCTCTTTTTAAATATTATGTACCTTCAGGTAGCATTGAAACACTGGAATTTGAAAAAACACTCGTACGCATTTCTTATATAGTTATTATATGTTGGTTTTTGCCAGTAATGTATCAAACTTATAAAAAGATGTATTGGCTAAGATTGCCTAAAATACTCAAAAAACAGTTACAGTTTTTTATAGGTTTTTTAATTATCCCTCATTTATTTTTAGAAATTATCACTAGTGACCTCTTTCCCTGGATTTCAGCTTTATTGCCTATAAACCAAGATACACTTCTTAATCTATCAACTATATTAGAAAGTTATGCTATATACCATTGCTGCAAAAGCATAATACGATTAAGATTCTTAAACTTTAGTAACCATGTTGTAGAACGAGCACCTTTTAATTTTATAAATGATTTTAAAGATATACTAGAGCAACTCAGCCATGTTACAGCATTAAAAGAGCTGGCTCACATTACTCAAAACTTTTTTACTGCTGCGTTTACTATACCTGCAGGGCGCACACGCTTGTATGTAAGAAAAACAGAGCTAGACTCTAAAGATGATACGCATTACGACTTAGCATTAATTACAACTAAAGTTGAAAACTTTCTTGCTAATCATGATCTAATGACCTCTCCAGCAGGAGCTCTCTTGCGTCAATCTAAAATATTTATTAAAGATGAGCTTGAGTTTACCAACTTTTATGAGGAACAATCTGCTCTGTCTAAAATTATTGATTTTTTAGACTCTATTAACGCAGATGTATTTTTACCTATCTACGAACGACAAGCCATTACCGCTTATATTATAGTGGAACGACATGCACGAGCAGGGAAGCTTTATAACAACGTAGAACGTGACGAAATGCTTGTGTTTACCAGCTATTTAAGCAATATTATAAACATACTTAAGCATAGTAATTTAGAAGCTTTGCTCCACAAAGAAAAAGAGCTTGAAGAAGAACTCTATCACAAGCATCAAGAGATCAATCAGTACAAAGAAAGTATTAAATCGTTTTTAAGAACCAATAAAGACAGAAAAATTGGCATAGTATTTTATAAAAATCGCCGTTTTACTTTTGCAAACCAAGCAGCTCAAGAGCTTATTGAAATTGATGTCAATACACAAGAAGGGCATCCTATTGCTCAATCATTTAGGCAACTTGCACGTAATGTACAACAATATAAGTCAAGTCAGACACTCTTTTGTCGTGATTTACATAACAATAAGCTTATTTTATCAGGAATACCCAGCCTTGAGCTTAATACCGTAATAATTATGGTCTACTATCCTGAAATATCAGATATTATCAAAACTCAGTTTGAATTTCTGAAAGATCCTTCTGCTTGGGATTATTTGTTGTACCTTGAAACTACTCAATCAGGACAACTTATAAATCAACTTATTCCTGGCAATGGTGAAATGCTTCTTAATTTTAAAATTAACCTGTTATCTACATCATTAAGCCGAAAAGCTACGTTACTTGAGATGGCAGAGGATGATTTACTTCCTACGGTTGAGATACTGCATCATATTAGTTTACGGCCAACACTGCATATATTAAAATTAACAATACCAGAAAAAAATGATGAAGTTGCTCTTAAAGTTTTTGGCATTAACCCATTACTTGATAAAAATGAGCCTGAAGCTTTACTTCAAAAATTAGACACTATAGGAACACTTTTTATACAAAATATACATTTGTTAAGCTTGGAAACTCAAAACTATTTAGCTGAATTTATCTCCTACGGTTACTATCATAAACTACGTAGCGACCATAAATTTTTTAGCAATGTTCGCATTATTTGCTCTACAACTAAAAATCTGCAAACATTAGTAACTGAAGGCCTTTTTTCTAAAACGCTCTTTAATGAACTTAAAAAGACTTCTTTGAGTATGCCTTCACTTACAACATTACCTGACACTGAAATCAATCAGCTTACCTCTGGTTTTACTGAACAAGCATTAAAAACGCAGACATTTAAAAATTTGCTTGAACTAAGCGATAAAGATAAAGACAAGCTTCTTGATCAAAGACCTGGAAGCTTACAAGAGCTTAAAACTAAAATACACCAAGTACTTGTTCATAAGTCAACTAAACATAAGATACATGATACCACAGAATTTGATCGCGCTTATCATGTAACAGACCCCGAGCTTGCGCAAGCTATACGGATGGGTAAAAAAGCTCTTAAAGACCCTCAAACAATGCAAATGTTGTGGAATAAGTTTAAAAACCAAAACAAAATTGCTACGCTTTTAGGAGTCAACAGATCTTCTGTAAATCGACGCTACCAAGAATATAAATTTGATGAATAA
- a CDS encoding M23 family metallopeptidase yields MTVYKIIFSLGCGFLVVVSSLLCVEYKFFKQETAQLIKVKSDYLHYVTVLKKQSLDTLSHRDMQEAEPQFLTVNREPAYLKKSALSFARQHNLERALRKFYQEDCVVSVESASMGSCVSTAKVAARKRIVRSGSKTPTRIDSLRKLQREPLFLWPLEKSEFWLSSPFGKRRKVDGSWGFHTGIDLAAPRGTPVKAAGPGIVVQAHYTAGYGNTIVIAHNHKFRTRYAHLDKMSVRVGQHIVQGEPIGKVGATGFVRKRRGGDGSHLHFEVYVYNKQVNPFYFLV; encoded by the coding sequence ATGACAGTATATAAAATTATTTTTTCACTAGGGTGTGGTTTTTTAGTAGTAGTAAGTAGTTTGCTTTGCGTTGAGTACAAGTTTTTTAAGCAAGAAACTGCACAGTTAATAAAAGTTAAAAGCGATTATTTACACTATGTAACTGTTCTTAAAAAACAAAGTCTTGACACTCTAAGTCATAGAGACATGCAAGAAGCTGAACCTCAATTTCTAACGGTAAATCGTGAACCTGCTTATCTTAAAAAGTCTGCGCTTTCTTTTGCGCGGCAACATAATTTAGAAAGAGCATTACGTAAATTTTATCAAGAAGATTGTGTTGTAAGTGTAGAGTCAGCTTCTATGGGATCTTGTGTTTCTACTGCTAAAGTAGCAGCAAGAAAAAGAATAGTGAGAAGCGGATCAAAAACACCAACACGTATTGACTCTTTAAGAAAACTACAAAGAGAACCACTTTTTTTATGGCCTTTAGAAAAATCAGAGTTTTGGCTGAGCTCTCCTTTTGGTAAACGTAGAAAAGTCGATGGTTCATGGGGTTTCCATACCGGTATTGATTTAGCAGCACCGCGTGGCACTCCAGTAAAAGCTGCAGGCCCTGGTATTGTTGTCCAGGCTCATTATACAGCAGGTTATGGTAATACTATAGTTATTGCACATAATCATAAATTTAGAACGCGCTATGCTCATCTTGATAAAATGTCTGTTCGTGTAGGACAACATATAGTACAAGGAGAGCCTATTGGCAAAGTAGGTGCAACTGGCTTTGTGCGTAAGCGTCGTGGGGGAGATGGGTCTCATTTGCATTTTGAAGTATACGTATACAACAAACAAGTAAACCCATTTTATTTTTTAGTATAA
- a CDS encoding RNA-binding protein, translated as MNIYVGNLSRSTSEESLKKTFEQFGQVHSVKIIKDRLTGELRGFGFLEMPSTEEAEQAISALNGRELDGRKLVVNEAREREERPAGGRDSRFNSARRSTPFRGNRS; from the coding sequence ATGAATATTTACGTAGGAAACTTATCACGTTCAACAAGCGAAGAGTCATTAAAAAAGACATTTGAGCAATTTGGACAAGTACACTCTGTAAAAATTATTAAAGATAGACTTACAGGCGAACTACGTGGTTTTGGTTTTCTTGAAATGCCATCAACAGAAGAAGCTGAACAAGCTATCTCTGCACTTAATGGCCGTGAATTAGACGGTAGAAAATTGGTTGTTAACGAAGCTCGTGAACGTGAAGAACGTCCAGCAGGCGGTCGTGATAGCCGTTTTAACTCTGCTAGAAGAAGCACTCCTTTTAGAGGTAACCGTTCTTAA
- a CDS encoding 1-acyl-sn-glycerol-3-phosphate acyltransferase, with amino-acid sequence MAVLLSLGTFIRTGAAYTIAMLIGPFFVIPCMLLALLPLSQRRDNKLFFWLADKFYRLIIHVCFVPSRWIGLENIPQGPVIFAANHQSSLDIPVVGSLCKGYPHIWLVLEYYSHTPIIGFFVRRMFVAVDRQSCTKAARSLIKVIQLVNKKERNLIIFPEGGRFLDGQIHTFFEGFAIIARKTGRPVVPVYMPNNRIIYPPTGFLIYYAPLLVIVGKPFVYSDQDTDELFTQRVRQWFIDQQRG; translated from the coding sequence ATGGCTGTATTACTATCTTTAGGTACTTTTATAAGAACTGGTGCTGCTTATACTATAGCAATGCTCATAGGTCCATTTTTTGTAATTCCCTGTATGCTTTTAGCATTGCTTCCTCTAAGTCAAAGAAGAGATAATAAACTTTTCTTTTGGCTAGCCGATAAGTTTTATAGACTTATTATACATGTGTGTTTTGTACCTTCGCGTTGGATCGGTCTTGAAAATATACCTCAAGGTCCGGTTATATTTGCAGCTAATCATCAGTCATCTCTTGATATTCCTGTCGTGGGCTCACTGTGCAAGGGATATCCGCATATATGGTTAGTACTTGAATATTATAGTCATACGCCTATTATAGGATTTTTTGTCCGTCGTATGTTTGTTGCTGTTGACCGCCAAAGTTGCACAAAAGCAGCTCGATCGCTTATTAAAGTTATACAGCTTGTTAATAAAAAAGAGCGTAATTTAATTATTTTCCCTGAAGGGGGCCGTTTTCTTGATGGGCAAATACATACTTTTTTTGAGGGATTTGCAATTATTGCACGTAAAACTGGTCGTCCTGTAGTGCCTGTATATATGCCTAACAATAGAATTATTTATCCTCCTACGGGATTTTTGATTTACTATGCTCCGTTGCTTGTTATAGTAGGAAAGCCTTTTGTGTATAGCGATCAGGACACTGATGAGCTCTTTACTCAACGAGTGCGACAATGGTTTATAGACCAACAGCGCGGATAA
- the lepB gene encoding signal peptidase I — MSYSRRILGRYYDVQAIRVIFELIVIVSAAFAIRTFLFGLYQVPTGSMETTLLVGERFVADKLTYWFKAPQRGDIIAFDAPMYKYSTNPAVNIWERYASWKVDNWTKRLIGIPGDHVQGKIEDGKPVVYLNNKKLDESAYLNKYPLIYVQKKSTSIRPSDQVPVSIDLSIKEWNKQPFYKINPADILGINNFGQIGLILRPETPTERLDIFDVTLGKNQYWAMGDNRKGSLDSRAWGALDGKLIHGKIIFRLWSIDSDESWWIFDLIKNPLEFWKKVRWNRCLQWVK, encoded by the coding sequence ATGAGTTATTCACGTCGTATTTTAGGAAGATATTATGATGTTCAAGCAATTAGGGTAATATTTGAGCTTATTGTAATTGTCTCTGCTGCTTTTGCTATACGTACTTTTTTGTTTGGACTGTATCAAGTTCCTACAGGATCAATGGAAACAACGCTTTTAGTAGGTGAACGATTTGTAGCTGATAAACTAACTTATTGGTTTAAAGCTCCTCAGCGAGGTGATATTATTGCTTTTGATGCTCCTATGTATAAGTATTCAACTAATCCAGCAGTTAATATATGGGAACGATATGCATCATGGAAGGTTGATAACTGGACTAAGCGCTTAATTGGTATACCAGGTGACCATGTTCAAGGTAAGATAGAAGATGGTAAACCAGTAGTATACTTAAATAATAAAAAATTAGATGAATCTGCTTATCTTAATAAATACCCTTTAATTTATGTTCAGAAGAAGAGCACCTCAATTAGACCGAGCGATCAAGTACCAGTATCAATTGATTTAAGTATAAAAGAATGGAACAAACAACCATTTTATAAGATTAATCCAGCTGATATACTCGGTATAAATAATTTTGGACAAATTGGGCTTATATTGCGTCCAGAAACACCTACTGAAAGATTAGATATATTTGATGTTACTTTAGGTAAAAATCAGTATTGGGCAATGGGTGATAATAGAAAAGGTAGTTTAGACTCTCGCGCTTGGGGAGCTTTAGATGGCAAGCTTATTCATGGCAAAATAATTTTTAGACTCTGGTCTATTGATAGTGATGAGTCATGGTGGATCTTTGATTTAATTAAAAACCCCCTTGAATTTTGGAAAAAAGTGCGTTGGAACCGTTGTTTGCAATGGGTTAAATAA
- a CDS encoding ABC transporter ATP-binding protein, whose protein sequence is MLINLNNVVEKYYQFWTRLADTKSKVRILPIDFNTSWTRIIWIQKKYFLGAFFCETLIQIFYTLVPLFIGAIIEQQRFSLFVYLTGAWLLAIVGEFAGIYCSILLQMQCINSIQYNAYQFFLCVDPLYHTLRSSGKLFAKIERGARAYEDFLDLFMLDLVPTVMSIFTVIASFLWIDVRLGLLCFILLLVIAVANITLSLLTGAAFEKKLIDADDSVKALSVESLTQVQLVRSAFATNEIARKAYNKNNKLMFTESTAWVASSASTLITRILYLGSIFILGTAVIKAILSGTVSTLIGTTILLAYIRGTYEIIKIGRRLRKLLKSVTRISDLFLFVRTFGKQSFPVLSNQLSKQALHEVEEKIDSPTITISITNLDFEYNTKAKIFESHHLSLEAPATKTNKLYGIIGPSGMGKTTLLSIIGGQLKPSKGSITINGIDVYSIDDSLRKRLVAIQGQIASSLSGTLRSNLLLGLPHDKQVYTDKEMVQTLKEVGLWSIFEEKDGLNTLIGESGLTISGGQRQRLNFAGLYLRAMYYNPRVILIDEPTSSLDEISEKAITTMISHLAQHAITLVIAHRIKTIENAIGIMDFSLLSEDKDIKFYNLVDLEKKSLYYRRLIQGHIKLDI, encoded by the coding sequence ATGTTAATAAATTTAAATAATGTCGTAGAAAAATACTATCAATTTTGGACACGACTTGCTGATACAAAAAGCAAAGTTCGCATATTGCCCATCGATTTCAATACATCGTGGACCCGCATCATATGGATACAAAAAAAATATTTTCTAGGCGCTTTCTTTTGTGAAACTCTTATTCAAATATTTTATACGCTCGTTCCTCTTTTTATAGGAGCTATAATTGAGCAACAACGCTTTAGTTTGTTTGTTTATTTAACAGGCGCTTGGCTTCTTGCTATAGTAGGAGAATTTGCAGGCATATATTGTTCTATACTCTTACAAATGCAGTGTATTAATAGTATTCAATATAATGCATACCAATTTTTCTTATGTGTTGATCCGCTCTATCATACACTCAGATCAAGCGGCAAGCTCTTTGCAAAAATTGAGCGTGGCGCACGTGCTTATGAAGACTTTTTAGACCTCTTCATGCTCGATTTAGTACCTACTGTTATGAGCATTTTCACCGTTATTGCTTCATTTTTATGGATTGATGTTAGATTAGGCCTGTTATGTTTTATACTGTTATTAGTTATAGCAGTAGCTAATATAACTCTCAGCTTACTTACTGGAGCAGCTTTTGAAAAAAAACTTATTGATGCTGATGATTCAGTTAAAGCTTTAAGCGTTGAAAGCTTAACTCAAGTACAATTAGTAAGGTCTGCTTTTGCTACCAACGAAATAGCACGCAAAGCATACAATAAAAACAATAAGCTTATGTTTACCGAAAGCACTGCTTGGGTAGCTTCATCAGCAAGTACTCTTATTACACGTATACTCTACCTAGGAAGCATTTTTATTTTAGGTACAGCAGTTATTAAAGCTATACTGAGCGGGACTGTAAGCACCCTTATAGGCACCACTATACTACTTGCTTATATTAGAGGCACTTACGAAATTATTAAAATTGGGCGACGTTTACGCAAACTTTTAAAATCAGTTACTCGCATTTCAGATCTCTTTTTATTTGTAAGAACTTTTGGAAAACAATCGTTCCCCGTACTTTCAAATCAACTTTCCAAACAAGCTCTACACGAAGTTGAAGAAAAGATTGATAGCCCAACTATCACTATAAGTATCACCAATCTTGATTTTGAATATAATACTAAAGCTAAAATATTTGAAAGTCATCATTTGTCTCTTGAGGCACCAGCTACAAAAACAAATAAACTGTATGGTATTATAGGACCTTCAGGTATGGGTAAAACTACCCTGCTTTCTATAATAGGTGGCCAACTCAAGCCATCAAAAGGGTCCATTACAATAAACGGCATAGATGTCTATTCTATAGATGACTCACTACGAAAACGTCTTGTTGCCATTCAAGGCCAAATAGCTAGTAGTCTTAGTGGTACCTTAAGAAGTAACCTATTACTTGGTCTACCTCATGACAAACAAGTATATACTGATAAAGAGATGGTTCAAACTCTTAAAGAAGTTGGTTTATGGTCTATTTTCGAAGAAAAAGATGGTCTTAATACGTTAATAGGTGAAAGTGGCCTGACTATATCCGGTGGCCAACGCCAAAGACTTAATTTTGCAGGTCTTTATTTACGTGCTATGTATTATAACCCACGCGTGATTTTAATAGATGAGCCTACTAGTAGCTTAGATGAGATCAGTGAAAAAGCTATTACCACAATGATAAGCCATTTGGCACAGCATGCTATAACACTCGTTATAGCTCACCGAATAAAAACAATCGAAAATGCTATAGGAATAATGGACTTCTCTTTATTAAGCGAAGATAAAGACATCAAGTTTTATAACTTAGTAGATCTTGAAAAGAAATCATTGTATTACCGTAGACTTATACAAGGTCATATTAAACTAGATATTTAA
- a CDS encoding sigma 54-interacting transcriptional regulator: protein MEKKLSFKLRNTLFLLINLGISTGFLYLAFFKYGVPSNSQETLEFEKTLVFNVYIVITCWFLPVMYQTYKKMYLVQLPKILKKQLQFFIGFLILPHLFLDIITTNIFFVPWLSALLPFSQEVLLNLSTFLESYTIYHCYKSILRLRFLNFSNHVVERAPFNFINDFKDILEQLSHVTALKELAHITQNFFTAAFTIPAGRTRLYVRKTELDSKDDTHYDLALITTKVENFLANHDLMTSPAGALLRQSKIFIKDELEFTNFYEEQSALSKIIDFLDSINADVFLPIYERQAITAYIIVERHARAGKLYNNVERDEMLVFTSYLSNIINILKHSNLEALLHKEKELEEELYHKHQEINQYKESIKSFLRTNKDRKIGIVFYKNRRFTFANQAAQELIEIDVNTQEGHPIAQSFRQLARNVQQYKSSQTLFCRDLHNNKLILSGIPSLELNTVIIMVYYPEISDIIKTQFEFLKDPSAWDYLLYLETTQSGQLINQLIPGNGEMLLNFKINLLSTSLSRKATLLEMAEDDLLPTVEILHHISLRPTLHILKLTIPEKNDEVALKVFGINPLLDKNEPEALLQKLDTIGTLFIQNIHLLSLETQNYLAEFISYGYYHKLRSDHKFFSNVRIICSTTKNLQTLVTEGLFSKTLFNELKKTSLSMPSLTTLPDTEINQLTSGFTEQALKTQTFKNLLELSDKDKDKLLDQRPGSLQELKTKIHQVLVHKSTKHKIHDTTEFDRAYHVTDPELAQAIRMGKKALKDPQTMQMLWNKFKNQNKIATLLGVNRSSVNRRYQEYKFDE from the coding sequence GTGGAAAAAAAACTTAGCTTTAAACTACGAAATACTCTTTTCTTACTTATAAACTTAGGTATTTCGACAGGCTTTTTATATTTAGCTTTTTTCAAGTATGGAGTCCCATCAAATAGTCAAGAAACTTTAGAATTTGAAAAAACCTTAGTATTTAATGTTTATATAGTTATTACGTGCTGGTTTCTACCAGTAATGTATCAAACTTACAAAAAAATGTATTTGGTACAATTGCCTAAAATACTTAAAAAGCAATTACAATTTTTTATAGGATTTTTAATTCTACCGCACTTGTTTTTAGACATTATTACTACCAATATCTTCTTTGTTCCTTGGCTTTCGGCTCTACTGCCATTCAGTCAAGAAGTTCTACTTAATCTTTCTACTTTTTTAGAAAGTTATACTATATATCACTGTTATAAAAGCATATTGAGATTGAGATTCTTAAACTTTAGTAACCATGTTGTAGAACGAGCACCTTTTAATTTTATAAATGATTTTAAAGATATACTAGAGCAACTCAGCCATGTTACAGCATTAAAAGAGCTGGCTCACATTACTCAAAACTTTTTTACTGCTGCGTTTACTATACCTGCAGGGCGCACACGCTTGTATGTAAGAAAAACAGAGCTAGACTCTAAAGATGATACGCATTACGACTTAGCATTAATTACAACTAAAGTTGAAAACTTTCTTGCTAATCATGATCTAATGACCTCTCCAGCAGGAGCTCTCTTGCGTCAATCTAAAATATTTATTAAAGATGAGCTTGAGTTTACCAACTTTTATGAGGAACAATCTGCTCTGTCTAAAATTATTGATTTTTTAGACTCTATTAACGCAGATGTATTTTTACCTATCTACGAACGACAAGCCATTACCGCTTATATTATAGTGGAACGACATGCACGAGCAGGGAAGCTTTATAACAACGTAGAACGTGACGAAATGCTTGTGTTTACCAGCTATTTAAGCAATATTATAAACATACTTAAGCATAGTAATTTAGAAGCTTTGCTCCACAAAGAAAAAGAGCTTGAAGAAGAACTCTATCACAAGCATCAAGAGATCAATCAGTACAAAGAAAGTATTAAATCGTTTTTAAGAACCAATAAAGACAGAAAAATTGGCATAGTATTTTATAAAAATCGCCGTTTTACTTTTGCAAACCAAGCAGCTCAAGAGCTTATTGAAATTGATGTCAATACACAAGAAGGGCATCCTATTGCTCAATCATTTAGGCAACTTGCACGTAATGTACAACAATATAAGTCAAGTCAGACACTCTTTTGTCGTGATTTACATAACAATAAGCTTATTTTATCAGGAATACCCAGCCTTGAGCTTAATACCGTAATAATTATGGTCTACTATCCTGAAATATCAGATATTATCAAAACTCAGTTTGAATTTCTGAAAGATCCTTCTGCTTGGGATTATTTGTTGTACCTTGAAACTACTCAATCAGGACAACTTATAAATCAACTTATTCCTGGCAATGGTGAAATGCTTCTTAATTTTAAAATTAACCTGTTATCTACATCATTAAGCCGAAAAGCTACGTTACTTGAGATGGCAGAGGATGATTTACTTCCTACGGTTGAGATACTGCATCATATTAGTTTACGGCCAACACTGCATATATTAAAATTAACAATACCAGAAAAAAATGATGAAGTTGCTCTTAAAGTTTTTGGCATTAACCCATTACTTGATAAAAATGAGCCTGAAGCTTTACTTCAAAAATTAGACACTATAGGAACACTTTTTATACAAAATATACATTTGTTAAGCTTGGAAACTCAAAACTATTTAGCTGAATTTATCTCCTACGGTTACTATCATAAACTACGTAGCGACCATAAATTTTTTAGCAATGTTCGCATTATTTGCTCTACAACTAAAAATCTGCAAACATTAGTAACTGAAGGCCTTTTTTCTAAAACGCTCTTTAATGAACTTAAAAAGACTTCTTTGAGTATGCCTTCACTTACAACATTACCTGACACTGAAATCAATCAGCTTACCTCTGGTTTTACTGAACAAGCATTAAAAACGCAGACATTTAAAAATTTGCTTGAACTAAGCGATAAAGATAAAGACAAGCTTCTTGATCAAAGACCTGGAAGCTTACAAGAGCTTAAAACTAAAATACACCAAGTACTTGTTCATAAGTCAACTAAACATAAGATACATGATACCACAGAATTTGATCGCGCTTATCATGTAACAGACCCCGAGCTTGCGCAAGCTATACGGATGGGTAAAAAAGCTCTTAAAGACCCTCAAACAATGCAAATGTTGTGGAATAAGTTTAAAAACCAAAACAAAATTGCTACGCTTTTAGGAGTCAACAGATCTTCTGTAAATCGACGCTACCAAGAATATAAATTTGATGAATAA